The Bradysia coprophila strain Holo2 unplaced genomic scaffold, BU_Bcop_v1 contig_70, whole genome shotgun sequence genome contains a region encoding:
- the LOC119083584 gene encoding zip homologous protein 3 isoform X2 has protein sequence MSFMCNSCFTYMERGQMPGGPCILTSCFHILCNACSRRIRNNECTTCAKQCKIVTIGKDMPLALKAYFEPPLSKIEKIQQQFKFLKQQQEIAFKVKSAIEFNQKKKELRIKKILDMEKQVKAEEQRLERVVKQKMEAYRRMKENYQKLKTDEMRLRQALKKIGRPVDKDLSADSGISFEKSARFEN, from the exons ATGTCTTTCATGTGTAATTCGTGTTTCACTTATATGGAAAGAGGCCAAATGCCCG GTGGACCGTGCATTTTAACCTCTTGCTTCCACATTCTCTGTAACGCCTGTTCACGCCGCATTCGCAACAATGAATGCACCACTTGCGCCAAACAATGTAAGATTGTAACGATCGGAAAAGATATGCCACTGG CACTGAAGGCGTACTTTGAACCACCGTTGtcgaaaatcgagaaaatccaGCAACAATTTAAGTTTCTGAAACAACAACAGGAGATCGCATTCAAGGTAAAATCTGCAATCGAATTCAATCAGAAGAAGAAAGAGCTTCGCATCAAGAAGATTTTGGATATGGAAAAGCAGGTGAAGGCCGAAGAGCAACGTCTTGAGAGAGTCGTCAAACAGAAGATGGAAGCGTATCGTCgcatgaaagaaaattatcaGAAACT TAAAACCGACGAAATGCGTCTACGACAggctttgaaaaaaattggacgTCCAGTGGATAAAGA TTTGTCTGCTGACTCCGGAATCTCCTTCGAGAAGTCTGC TCGCTTTGAAAACTGA
- the LOC119083907 gene encoding uncharacterized protein LOC119083907, whose protein sequence is MGQVTQAPKKKLTKKEKARIEAERAEAARIELEKERQRQYEEEQKRKLLERAEAERRQKQEIQENKIRRVQLKDSCEFFGVYVCGLILDYKKHINEIGVKIEKEKEWERYMRCNGLPNAYDPGDLRKYMHMWKLQNEHSNKQEINWLLNIDERTILTQDQSKIDLTRSNLKAKQPILGDSYSKRIREILGILAEIDEAIDSGLPRVIIKDLHVLKHTFRTSISEFIDDFTFKILSNIERDMELSKNGTVARHAYQSDIFKSQIWTLREVPQPQLNSKEKLKFERSHTEIEFPLLELEITLPPSVKCKDSAIRVLWLSYDHFSDYSPSYYIPFKVDATIDIGMATRREWRKRKEILKSAKENAEDGKSKKNDGIIDVTKIYTEYEDELSKSVRKQKGPEGLKLKEFDVNLRKYRMVGGIYCIEYVKQPQQDMKLNSKKYLRTGDPIVRNYDWEYRTINTFVSVLYPNSLQRKHFHQTYKPPAPVLPGVRRLPEEIEAEMREMEANLDKLASATIKLPEDTIMWFEPPTVCRWEWPDETNHSERKKSKKKSKTRSKHKTSAPPKIIEDFNLFNIPSGLDMYCIMQEFVVPRLPNGYSIKIDKVVGDRRRSSLLRSTRKDSREPSTITARPSSVNIKHALIETNSPRPLFPKVTIKRELNVVEKIDRSSSIVTSCSNDTNHSSERSNDTIKKVYMFSKLLKDLDELNELQYPYPEKQMEEISESLSMSVEEEELETEPDFSISFLRTNDFPWNFNKKPEKSDEQPPEEESEDSSVDQNGEIETDSSSDDEDCTIGRWSSRDVHDAKFNEDKLAIQFKIGRLGCFGLAINWHSNLPFQTWELKPDIKSTVPNTILFSLSASVVNIELSISNKGITLNSFQGGISTIIQDVIGNAMSFDDLKNTFTSAGLNLFPEDDAFCYAEGTCEKHYVMESHLYDCMAAVALTHNFTWSRWNFMSGRRSCVLLMREIVENRKTPSHSTLHVTPLKASLIDCTDVSPCFNPIAIEGMEFYADLHQLSKAHSQTVSLMKQAQMDPILRNNVKLILKATRPLSFC, encoded by the exons ATGGGACAAGTCACACAA gcaccgaaaaaaaagttgaccaAAAAGGAGAAAGCACGAATCGAAGCTGAACGTGCAGAAGCTGCTCGTATAGAACTGGAAAAGGAAAG GCAGCGACAATATGAAGAGGAACAGAAACGTAAATTGTTGGAACGTGCTGAGGCTGAGAGGCGCCAGAAACAGGAAATTcaggaaaataaaatacgaagaGTGCAATTGAAGGATAGCTGCGAATTTTTTGGTG TTTATGTTTGTGGTTTAATTTTAGACtacaaaaaacacatcaacgAAATTggtgtaaaaattgaaaaggaaaAGGAA TGGGAAAGGTATATGCGATGCAACGGTCTCCCAAATGCTTACGATCCTGGTGATTTAAGGAAGTACATGCACATGTGGAAACTGCAAAATGAACATTCAAACAAACAGGAAATAAATTGGCTGCTCAATATTGACGAAAGAACGATTTTAACGCAGGATCAAAGTAAAATCGATTTGACACGAAGCAATTTAAAGGCCAAACAGCCCATCTTAGGCGATTCCTATTCCAAACGAATTAGAGAAATTTTGGGT ATCTTGGCCGAAATTGACGAAGCGATCGACAGTGGATTGCCGAGGGTAATTATCAAAGATTTGCACGTCCTCAAACACACATTTCGAACATCTATTTCGGAATTTATCGATGATTtcacattcaaaattttgtccAACATTGAGCGCGACATGGA ACTGAGCAAGAATGGTACAGTGGCTAGACACGCTTATCAGTCGGATATATTTAAATCTCAGATTTGGACTCTACGCGAAGTTCCTCAGCCACAATTGAATTCCaaagaaaagttaaaatttgaaaG AAGTCAcactgaaattgaatttccattgCTGGAATTAGAGATCACACTTCCTCCGTCTGTTAAATGCAAAGATTCCGCTATCAGAGTATTATGGTTGAGCTATGACCATTTCAGCGATTACAGTCCGAGCTATTACATACCGTTTAAAGTGGACGCAACAATAG ACATAGGGATGGCTACTCGTAGGGAATGGCGTAAGCGCAAGGAAATACTAAAATCGGCCAAAGAAAATGCTGAAGACGGcaaatcgaagaaaaacgATGGAATTATTGATGTGACGAAAATTTACACCGAATACGAGGACGAGTTAAGTAAATCGGTGAGAAAACAAAAGGGGCCCGAAGGTCTCAAATTGAAAGAGTTCGATGTGAATCTCCGCAAATACCGAATGGTTGGAGGCATTTATTGCATTGAATATGTTAAGCAACCGCAGCAAgatatgaaattgaattcaaaaaaatatttacgaacAGGTGATCCAATCGTCCGCAATTACGATTGGGAATATCGGACGATTAACACTTTCGTTTCAGTTTTATATCCGAACTCCCTccaacgaaaacattttcatcaaacttACAAACCACCGGCGCCGGTCCTGCCAGGAGTTCGAAGACTACCGGAAGAAATTGAAgcagaaatgagagaaatggaAGCCAATTTGGACAAACTTGCATCGGCCACTATTAA GCTTCCCGAAGACACAATCATGTGGTTCGAACCACCCACCGTATGTCGATGGGAATGGCCCGACGAGACAAATCATTCTGAGCGAAAAAAGAGTAAAAAGAAATCTAAAACGAGATCCAAGCACAAAACATCCGCACCGCCAAAGATCATCgaagatttcaatttgtttaacatACCGTCTGGACTGGATATGTATTGCATTATGCAAGAGTTCGTCGTACCACGTCTCCCGAACGGATACAGTATTAAAATTGATAAGGTAGTCGGTGATCGTCGTCGGAGTTCATTGCTGAGAAGTACACGGAAAG ATTCCAGAGAACCATCAACCATTACTGCCAGACCATCTTCAGTCAATATCAAACATGCTCTGATTGAAACTAATTCCCCTCGTCCCCTTTTCCCGAAAGTAACGATCAAACGTGAATTGAATGTGGTGGAGAAGATCGACCGTTCATCCAGTATAGTTACCAGCTGCTCCAACGATACCAACCATTCGTCGGAACGTTCGAACGATACCATAAAAAAGGTTTACATGTTCTCTAAGCTGCTGAAGGATTTGGACGAACTAAATGAATTACAATACCCGTACCCGGAGAAGCAAATGGAGGAGATATCGGAAAGTTTATCGATGTCagttgaagaagaagaactgGAAACCGAACCcgatttttccatttcatttctgCGAACTAATGACTTTCCTTGGAACTTCAATAAAAAACCGGAAAAAAGTGACGAACAGCCTCCCGAGGAAGAAAGTGAAGACAGTAGCGTCGACCAAAATGGTGAAATTGAAAC TGATTCGTCGTCGGATGACGAAGACTGTACCATTGGACGATGGAGTTCAAGGGACGTGCATGATGCAAAATTTAATGAAGATAAATTGgccattcaattcaaaattggtCGGCTTGGATGCTTCGGATTAGCGATTAATTGGCACAGTAACTTACCATTTCAAACATGGGAGTTGAAGCCGGAcataaaatc GACTGTTCCTAACACAATTTTGTTCAGTTTGTCCGCATCGGTAGTCAACATCGAATTgtctatttcgaataaaggCATCACACTGAACTCGTTTCAG GGTGGAATTTCTACAATCATCCAAGATGTCATTGGTAACGCCATGAGTTTCGATGATCTCAAAAACACGTTCACATCAGCCGGTCTCAATCTGTTCCCGGAAGATGATGCATTTTGTTATGCAGAAG GGACATGCGAAAAGCACTATGTGATGGAATCGCACTTGTACGACTGTATGGCAGCTGTTGCATTGACCCACAATTTCACTTGGTCTCGATGGAATTTTATGTCTGGCCGACGTTCTTGTGTTCTACTAATGcgtgaaattgttgaaaatcgaaaaacc CCAAGCCATTCCACTCTCCACGTTACCCCTCTGAAAGCATCCCTTATCGATTGTACAGACGTTTCGCCATGCTTCAATCCGATTGCAATCGAAGGAATGGAG ttTTACGCCGATTTGCACCAACTGTCCAAGGCCCATTCACAAACCGTTTCGCTGATGAAACAGGCGCAAATGGATCCGATACTTCGTAACAATGTCAAGTTAATCTTGAAAGCAACGAGGCCGCTGAGCTTTTGCTAA
- the LOC119083584 gene encoding zip homologous protein 3 isoform X1, which translates to MSFMCNSCFTYMERGQMPGGPCILTSCFHILCNACSRRIRNNECTTCAKQCKIVTIGKDMPLALKAYFEPPLSKIEKIQQQFKFLKQQQEIAFKVKSAIEFNQKKKELRIKKILDMEKQVKAEEQRLERVVKQKMEAYRRMKENYQKLKTDEMRLRQALKKIGRPVDKDLSADSGISFEKSA; encoded by the exons ATGTCTTTCATGTGTAATTCGTGTTTCACTTATATGGAAAGAGGCCAAATGCCCG GTGGACCGTGCATTTTAACCTCTTGCTTCCACATTCTCTGTAACGCCTGTTCACGCCGCATTCGCAACAATGAATGCACCACTTGCGCCAAACAATGTAAGATTGTAACGATCGGAAAAGATATGCCACTGG CACTGAAGGCGTACTTTGAACCACCGTTGtcgaaaatcgagaaaatccaGCAACAATTTAAGTTTCTGAAACAACAACAGGAGATCGCATTCAAGGTAAAATCTGCAATCGAATTCAATCAGAAGAAGAAAGAGCTTCGCATCAAGAAGATTTTGGATATGGAAAAGCAGGTGAAGGCCGAAGAGCAACGTCTTGAGAGAGTCGTCAAACAGAAGATGGAAGCGTATCGTCgcatgaaagaaaattatcaGAAACT TAAAACCGACGAAATGCGTCTACGACAggctttgaaaaaaattggacgTCCAGTGGATAAAGA TTTGTCTGCTGACTCCGGAATCTCCTTCGAGAAGTCTGCGTAA
- the LOC119083570 gene encoding coiled-coil domain-containing protein 93, producing the protein MANRDVFSKVLPNIKLSTVFDSEGKEIQVERREDAEQNAKQQEIYDILVAAGYFRARIKGLSAFDKIVGGMTWCIEASDFDVDVDLLFHENLSIGQKIALTEKIVTVLPKMQCPCLIEPHQIQGLDFIKIFPVIQWLVKRSVENRAERAEKLKRFATSQFQNNFQFECDVKSRDMYANSSQCVRQILGIDAPKRQYKRKEAGPDDEKTRVRITLLEYGNKSLIGPSFGVTAMKKSESDAVVEDEFAAEIDVAQLLKNLYVANEDECLNHSDLTETEKNALTKHYAELRNEMSADVKQLSERSQIKSLETTKVALERKLQKIQEDNRAMEKRLADEKHSVDLLVSEGKDIKAEIRSFEGQDNKCDKGILDNIQKLVVKNEELKQAEMVFKDQCRQEMARIQREIKEAEQVTPEEDIRESLQVLEMEREKLQTIRLQLAKKNRAIVSIQRQLDNIPSRTELSQYQRRFLELYNQVSAKHRETKQFYTMYNTLDDTKRYLTKELSLLNSIHENYNDGMANPQSKEQFVAQLETIVDGVKQTKIKVKNKFEDERAKRDGLNSQLMCLIEQQRKYATVVKQFTNECQRNEHMTQQLKALQV; encoded by the exons ATGGCGAATCGAGATGTATTCTCCAAAGTATTGCCCAACATAAAGTTATCAACGGTATTCGATTCGGAGGGGAAAGAGATCCaa GTCGAACGTCGTGAAGATGCTGAACAGAATGCAAAGCAACAAGAAATTTATGATATTCTGGTGGCGGCTGGCTATTTTCGAGCCAGAATCAAAGGACTGTCCGCATTCGATAAAATCGTCGGTGGAATGACCTGGTGTATTGAGGCGTCCGATTTTGATGTTGACGTCGATTTGCTGTTCCATGAGAATTTGTCAATTGGACAAAAGAT CGCATTAACAGAAAAGATCGTCACTGTCCTGCCGAAAATGCAGTGTCCTTGTTTGATTGAACCGCATCAGATCCAAGGTCtagattttataaaaatatttcccgtCATTCAGTGGCTGGTGAAACGATCG GTTGAGAATCGTGCGGAACGAGCGGAAAAGCTGAAGCGATTTGCGACCagtcaatttcaaaacaatttccaattcGAGTGTGACGTAAAGTCGAGGGACATGTACGCCAATTCGTCGCAATGTGTTCGGCAAATTTTAGGCATTGATGCGCCGAAACGGCAATATAAACGAAAGGAAGCCGGACCGGATGATGAGAAGACACGGGTTCGGATAACTTTGCTGGAATACGGTAATAAGAGCTTGATTGGTCCGTCATTCGGTGTAACGGCAatgaaaaaaagtgaaagtgaTGCGGTCGTGGAAGATGAATTTGCAGCGGAG ATTGATGTTGCGCAGCTGCTTAAAAATCTTTACGTTGCTAATGAG GATGAATGTCTGAACCATTCCGATTTGACTGAGACTGAGAAAAACGCTCTCACCAAACACTATGCAGAATTGCGGAACGAAATGTCCGCAGACGTAAAGCAATTGTCGGAACGCAGTCAAATCAAAAGTTTGGAAACAACCAAAGTGGCTCTGGAACgaaaattgcagaaaattCAAGAGGATAATCGTGCCATGGAGAAACGCTTGGCTGACGAAAAGCATTCCGTAGATTTGTTAGTTTCCGAAGGGAAAGATATCAAGGCTGAGATACGATCCTTTGAGGGTCAGGATAATAAATGTGATAAGGG GATTCTGGACAACATTCAAAAACTTGTCGTCAAAAATGAGGAATTGAAGCAAGCAGAAATGGTATTTAAGGATCAGTGTCGCCAAGAAATGGCTAGGATACAGCGGGAAATCAAAGAGGCCGAACAGGTGACACCGGAGGAGGATATCCGTGAATCGTTACAGGTGCTGGAAATGGAACGGGAAAAATTGCAAACGATTCGTTTACAACTGGCGAAAAAGAATCGCGCGATAGTCTCCATCCAGAGGCAGTTGGATAACATTCCCAGTCGAACGGAATTGTCACAGTATCAACGACGATTTCTCGAATTGTATAACCAAG TGAGTGCCAAACATCGCGAAACAAAGCAATTTTACACCATGTACAACACACTGGATGACACAAAGCGATATCTGACCAAAGAACTTTCGCTGCTCAATTCCATACACGAGAACTACAATGA CGGCATGGCCAATCCACAGTCGAAAGAGCAGTTTGTTGCCCAACTCGAAACCATTGTCGACGGTGTCAAGCAGACGAAAATCAAAGTGAAGaataagttcgaagatgagagGGCGAAACGGGATGGACTCAACAGCCAATTGATGTGTTTGATCGAACAGCAACGGAAGTATGCGACAGTCGTTAAGCAATTCACGAATGAATGCCAGCGCAATGAGCATATGACACAGCAATTGAAGGCGTTGCAAGTTTAA
- the LOC119083579 gene encoding lipase member H-like, whose product MYLSFVILFVLLGAGVTPIPIHSDHDQDIEKEFKVNVSLESKEEDWQLVPDSDGKLHLVDIKNDDIMVIEPSFVAINDMIFRLWTRSNPNAGQIIQIHNNAQLASSNFSPTLQTRFHCHGWGTGGPNMGSNIRQALLARADFNIFIVDWGAGSNTLNYITARNRVNEVGAVVAQFIDWINVNGVPFSAITVIGSSLGAHVAGAAGKRTSRGRVHAVVGLDPAGPLFSLDQPADRMHHTDADYVESIVTDGGRLGFEHPVGHANFYPNWGFQQPGCGEDLVGNCGHSLPSHFLSASINPANVFGAIRCRNLDDIRQRNCVVSGASRRMGGEPIMDGAGIIGSVYLLHTHAEYPFAQGPR is encoded by the exons ATGTATCTTTCCTTCGTTATATTGTTTGTGTTATTAGGAGCTGGCG ttACGCCAATTCCAATCCATTCTGATCATGATCAAGATATCGAGAAGGAATTTAAGGTCAATGTGTCACTAGAATCGAAGGAAGAAGACTGGCAATTGGTGCCAGACTCTGATGGTAAACTTCACCTGGTTGATATCAAAAACGATGATATTATGGTGATCGAACCATCGTTTGTCGCCATCAACGATATGATCTTTCGTCTGTGGACTAGATCGAATCCGAACGCAGGACAAATAATTCAAATCCATAACAATGCACAACTTGCTTCGAGCAATTTCAGTCCTACACTTCAAACTCGTTTCCATTGTCATGGATGGGGAACCGGTGGTCCGAACATGGGTTCAAACATCAGACAAGCTTTGTTAGCTCGAGcagattttaatatttttattgttgattggGGTGCAGGATCGAATACTCTCAATTACATAACGGCACGCAATCGGGTCAATGAAGTTGGAGCAGTGGTCGCTCAATTCATTGATTGGATCAATGTGAATGGGGTACCGTTTTCAGCCATTACAGTAATTGGATCTAGCTTGG GTGCGCATGTTGCTGGAGCTGCCGGAAAAAGAACTAGTCGAGGACGTGTCCATGCAGTCGTTGGTCTTGATCCAGCTGGCCCTTTGTTTTCTCTTGATCAACCAGCTGATCGAATGCATCATACAG ACGCTGACTATGTCGAAAGTATTGTAACCGACGGTGGACGATTAGGATTTGAACATCCCGTTGGTCATGCCAATTTTTATCCTAATTGGG GATTCCAACAGCCCGGTTGCGGGGAAGATCTGGTTGGTAATTGTGGACACAGTCTACCCAGTCATTTTTTGTCGGCTTCGATAAATCCAGCTAATGTGTTCGGAGCAATAAGATGCAGAAATCTTGACGACATCCGACAAAGGAATTGTGTTGTTAGTGGTGCAAGCAGGCGTATGGGag GCGAGCCGATAATGGATGGGGCTGGTATTATCGGTAGTGTCTATCTGCTGCATACACATGCGGAGTATCCTTTTGCCCAAGGACCAAGATAA
- the LOC119083582 gene encoding chymotrypsin-2-like, with protein MFLKLFFLHIAVLVLNGQNVVINSRISGGQPATKPYPYQVSLQVNATVYGRKDMANTFNDWGHWCGGSIITNRVVVTAAHCLTDSDDLPIPQEFYSVFVGSLSLNGNGLRYFLSNNRTHPKYTAKDQNYDIGIITAATEITFIPKRVEPIAYTNVETSIGTDCVVTGWGKMGGNADGEDPIHLQELHQRTLSDSECQFNWDVTQTDICAFSRIEQGFCNGDSGGPLVDVRKQILVGIVSRSRKCGFGTPDIYVRVSFFYS; from the exons atgtttttaaaattgtttttcctgCACATTGCCGTGCTTGTTCTGAATGGTCAAAATGTTG TTATAAATTCCAGAATCAGCGGGGGACAGCCTGCAACAAAACCATATCCATACCAAGTTTCACTACAAGTGAATGCAACAGTTTATGGTCGTAAAGATATGGCCAACACATTTAACGATTGGGGCCATTGGTGCGGAGGGTCAATTATTACCAATCGTGTTGTGGTGACTGCAGCGCATTGCTTGACCGATTCGGATGATTTGCCCATACCGCAAGAATTCTACTCAGTATTTGTTGGATCACTTAGCTTAAATGGTAACGGTTTACGCTATTTTCTCAGTAACAACCGAACTCATCCAAAGTATACTGCGAAGGATCAAAACTACGATATCGGAATCATTACCGCAGCAACGGAAATTACCTTTATTCCGAAAAGA GTTGAACCAATTGCTTATACTAATGTGGAAACTAGCATCGGTACTGATTGTGTAGTAACAGGATGGGGTAAAATGGGAGGAAATGCTGACGGTGAAGATCCAATTCATCTTCAAGAACTACATCAACGTACGTTAAGCGATTCCGAATGTCAATTCAATTGGGATGTGACGCAAACGGACATCTGTGCGTTTTCACGAATTGAGCAAGG attttgCAATGGGGATTCAGGTGGGCCACTTGTCGATGTACGCAAACAAATTCTTGTTGGAATTGTTTCACGATCGAGAAAATGCGGTTTTGGTACGCCGGATATTTATGTCAGAGTGTCCTTCTTTTACAGTTG a